One segment of Streptomyces sp. YIM 121038 DNA contains the following:
- a CDS encoding TerD family protein: MGVSLSKGGNVSLSKEAPGLTAVLVGLGWDVRTTTGTDYDLDASALLCDESGKVISDQHFVFYNNLTSPDGSVEHTGDNLTGEGEGDDEAVKVNLATVPADITKIVFPVSIHDAENRGQSFGQVRNAFIRVVNQADNQEIARYDLSEDASTETAMVFGELYRHGTEWKFRAVGQGYASGLRGIASDFGVNV, from the coding sequence GTGGGTGTTTCCCTGTCCAAGGGTGGCAACGTTTCGCTGAGCAAGGAGGCGCCCGGCCTGACCGCCGTACTGGTCGGCCTCGGCTGGGACGTGCGGACCACGACGGGTACCGACTACGACCTCGACGCATCGGCTCTGCTGTGCGACGAATCCGGCAAGGTGATCTCCGACCAGCACTTCGTCTTCTACAACAACCTCACCAGCCCCGACGGCTCGGTCGAGCACACCGGTGACAACCTCACCGGCGAGGGCGAGGGCGACGACGAGGCCGTCAAGGTCAACCTGGCCACCGTCCCGGCCGACATCACCAAGATCGTCTTCCCGGTCTCCATCCACGACGCCGAGAACCGCGGCCAGAGCTTCGGCCAGGTCCGCAACGCCTTCATCCGCGTCGTCAACCAGGCCGACAACCAGGAGATCGCCCGCTACGACCTCTCCGAGGACGCCTCCACCGAGACCGCCATGGTCTTCGGCGAGCTCTACCGCCACGGCACCGAATGGAAGTTCCGCGCCGTAGGCCAGGGCTACGCCTCCGGCCTGCGCGGCATCGCCTCGGACTTCGGCGTCAACGTCTGA
- a CDS encoding hemolysin family protein, with amino-acid sequence MSAALGLLAVLVLTAGTGYFVAQEFAYVSADRLALAREAAAGDRRAARALTVLERLSFMLSGAQLGITVTGLIVGFLAEPSVSALLKPLLTGIGIPDGAVTGISVALAFVLATVIQMVLGELAPKNLALAVPERLAKSLAASTLAYLKVVGPIVRIFDGAANRLLRRLGIEPVEELHHGATLEELGHLIGESHERGELPEDTAALLDRALDFSERTLGEVLVPRVDAVFVRKDAGATEAVALIARHGHSNYPVLGDHPDDVTGVLGVRELMRTPADRLPDATAATLARPALLLPETLELPDAVRQMRERDDEFAVVLDEHGGVAGIVTYEDIAEELVGDIADETDHVVRVAVRDGHGWLVDAGRRLDEVADATGIHLPEEDDYDTVAGLVVDRLGRFPAIGDHLTLPLPDGATVAVDVRTLDRHVPERVRLELRPAPTTGTDEQARPEETRP; translated from the coding sequence ATGAGTGCCGCGCTCGGCCTGCTCGCCGTCCTCGTCCTCACGGCGGGCACCGGCTACTTCGTCGCCCAGGAATTCGCGTACGTCTCCGCTGACCGGCTCGCACTCGCCCGCGAGGCCGCAGCGGGCGACCGCCGCGCCGCCCGTGCCCTGACGGTGCTCGAGCGGCTCTCCTTCATGCTGTCGGGCGCACAGCTTGGCATCACCGTGACCGGCCTCATCGTCGGCTTCCTCGCCGAGCCGTCCGTGTCCGCCCTGCTCAAGCCCCTCCTGACCGGCATCGGCATCCCCGACGGCGCCGTCACCGGCATCTCCGTCGCCCTCGCCTTCGTCCTCGCCACCGTCATCCAGATGGTCCTCGGCGAGCTCGCGCCGAAGAACCTCGCCCTCGCCGTCCCCGAGCGCCTCGCCAAGTCCCTCGCCGCCTCCACCCTCGCCTATCTGAAGGTCGTCGGCCCCATCGTGCGGATCTTCGACGGCGCCGCCAACCGACTGCTGCGCCGCCTGGGCATCGAGCCCGTCGAAGAACTGCACCACGGCGCCACCCTCGAAGAGCTCGGCCACCTCATCGGCGAATCCCACGAGCGGGGCGAGCTGCCCGAGGACACCGCCGCCCTCCTCGACCGCGCCCTGGACTTCTCCGAGCGCACCCTCGGCGAAGTCCTGGTACCGCGCGTCGACGCCGTCTTCGTCCGCAAAGACGCAGGTGCCACCGAAGCCGTCGCACTCATCGCCCGGCACGGCCACTCCAACTACCCGGTGCTCGGCGACCACCCCGACGACGTCACCGGCGTCCTGGGCGTGCGCGAGCTGATGCGGACCCCCGCCGACCGCCTCCCGGACGCGACCGCGGCCACCCTCGCCCGCCCCGCCCTGCTGCTCCCGGAGACCCTCGAGCTGCCCGACGCCGTACGGCAGATGCGCGAACGCGACGACGAATTCGCCGTCGTCCTCGACGAGCACGGCGGCGTCGCGGGCATCGTGACGTACGAGGACATCGCCGAGGAACTCGTCGGGGACATCGCCGACGAGACCGACCACGTGGTGCGGGTGGCCGTCCGCGACGGCCACGGCTGGCTCGTGGACGCGGGCCGACGGCTCGACGAGGTCGCCGACGCCACCGGCATCCACCTGCCCGAGGAAGACGACTACGACACCGTGGCCGGTCTCGTCGTCGACCGCCTCGGACGCTTCCCCGCCATCGGCGACCACCTCACCCTGCCGCTGCCGGACGGCGCCACCGTGGCCGTCGACGTCCGCACCCTGGACCGGCACGTCCCCGAGCGCGTGCGCCTGGAGCTCCGGCCCGCCCCCACCACGGGCACCGACGAACAGGCCCGCCCCGAGGAGACCCGCCCATGA
- a CDS encoding hemolysin family protein has protein sequence MSFPMALFVTVLLLIGSGFFVAAEFALVAARRHRVEKAAAEGRRGAQAVLAGMRELSLMLAGAQLGITVCTLGLGSVSKPAISHELDPLLHRVGLPSGVSYGISFALAMIIVVFLHMVIGEMAPKSWAIAHPERSAMLLTPAFRTTVKAVRPLIWILNKVSNALVRLCRVEPRDELTSVHNREQLTHLVAESQRLGLISRDDSELITRSLTEPLTPVGDLQTPAAAITAVDASATPEDVLRVASAHDRTRLLVRDGARVLGSVHARDALVAQARGRGTSARELARPLPELPADTTLAHAVEQLRQRRAYLAVVCDDSGRLTGLVTLDDLLARYLQPKPP, from the coding sequence ATGAGCTTCCCCATGGCACTGTTCGTCACCGTGCTGCTGCTGATCGGCAGCGGATTCTTCGTCGCCGCCGAGTTCGCCCTCGTCGCCGCCCGCCGCCACCGCGTGGAGAAGGCCGCCGCCGAAGGCCGCCGCGGAGCCCAGGCCGTGCTCGCCGGAATGCGCGAGCTGTCGCTCATGCTGGCGGGCGCACAGCTCGGCATCACCGTCTGCACCCTGGGCCTCGGCTCCGTCTCCAAACCCGCCATCTCCCACGAGCTCGACCCGCTGCTGCACCGCGTCGGCCTGCCCAGCGGCGTCAGCTACGGCATCTCCTTCGCCCTCGCGATGATCATCGTGGTGTTCCTGCACATGGTGATCGGCGAGATGGCGCCCAAATCCTGGGCCATCGCCCACCCCGAGCGCTCCGCGATGCTGCTCACCCCCGCCTTCCGTACGACGGTCAAGGCCGTACGCCCGCTCATCTGGATCCTGAACAAGGTCAGCAACGCCCTGGTGCGCCTGTGCCGGGTCGAGCCGCGCGACGAGCTGACGTCCGTGCACAACCGCGAGCAGCTCACCCACCTCGTCGCCGAGTCCCAGCGCCTCGGCCTGATCAGCCGCGACGACTCCGAGCTGATCACCCGCTCCCTGACCGAGCCGCTGACCCCGGTGGGCGACCTCCAGACCCCGGCCGCCGCCATCACCGCCGTCGACGCCTCGGCGACACCCGAGGACGTGCTGCGCGTCGCCTCCGCGCACGACCGCACCCGGCTGCTCGTGCGCGACGGCGCCCGGGTCCTCGGCTCCGTGCACGCGCGCGACGCCCTCGTCGCCCAGGCCCGGGGACGCGGCACCAGCGCGCGGGAGCTGGCCCGCCCGCTGCCCGAGCTGCCGGCGGACACCACGCTCGCCCACGCGGTCGAACAGCTCCGCCAGCGGCGGGCCTACCTGGCCGTGGTCTGCGACGACTCCGGCCGCCTGACCGGCCTCGTCACCCTGGACGACCTGCTGGCCCGCTACCTCCAGCCGAAGCCGCCCTGA
- a CDS encoding GNAT family N-acetyltransferase: MRANPLSAWLTPGHGAPTQDSEAVRLTALAPPAPHAPSTIALHLERGPLIGQVDFRLCHACRTGRIQQIWIDETWQRQGLGRQALHTALAQAPGYRWNTTTQSRQGRAFFRAMSEETGVELSSRTPPCAHLMGRCRRLWRLVRGAWR, from the coding sequence GTGCGTGCCAACCCGCTGAGCGCGTGGCTCACCCCCGGCCACGGCGCCCCCACACAGGACAGTGAGGCGGTGCGGCTGACGGCCCTGGCGCCCCCGGCCCCGCACGCGCCCTCCACCATCGCCCTGCACCTGGAGCGGGGCCCCCTCATCGGCCAGGTCGACTTCCGCCTCTGCCACGCCTGCCGCACGGGCCGCATCCAGCAGATCTGGATCGACGAGACCTGGCAGCGCCAAGGGCTCGGCAGACAGGCCCTCCACACCGCCCTCGCACAGGCACCCGGCTACCGCTGGAACACGACGACGCAGTCCCGCCAGGGACGCGCCTTCTTCCGCGCCATGTCCGAGGAGACCGGCGTGGAACTCTCCTCCCGAACGCCTCCCTGCGCCCACCTCATGGGCCGCTGCCGACGGCTGTGGCGCCTGGTGCGCGGCGCGTGGCGGTGA
- a CDS encoding sporulation protein: protein MVFKRLLGSLGVGGPSVDTVLEPGAARPGGPVRGQVHLQGGKADFDIEHITLELVARVEAEHEGGEHEGFVVFDRSTVGGGFRLGEGQHHSVPFSLALPWETPVTELYGQHLGIVLGVRTELAVAGGKDKGDLDALAVGPLPVQEAVLEAFGQLGFGFRSADLELGHIGGTGQQLPFYQELELTPAPRYAQAVNEIEVTFLAHPGGVEVVLEADKRGGFLSSGHDAVTRFTVGHDGVEHQDWNAVVDGWVRQLVEHRASYGSHSFHDAHASHGFHDTGHGHDTGHGHGSQHRSGPGMGTVVAAGAAGLAVGVVGGMVAAEVVDEVGDFFEGDEEEEG, encoded by the coding sequence ATGGTGTTCAAACGACTGCTCGGCTCGCTCGGTGTGGGCGGCCCCTCGGTGGACACGGTGCTGGAGCCCGGTGCGGCACGGCCCGGCGGACCGGTGCGCGGGCAGGTCCACCTCCAGGGCGGCAAGGCGGACTTCGACATCGAGCACATCACGCTGGAGCTGGTGGCCCGGGTGGAGGCCGAGCACGAGGGCGGGGAGCACGAGGGCTTCGTGGTGTTCGACCGGAGCACGGTCGGAGGCGGCTTCCGGCTCGGCGAGGGGCAGCACCACAGCGTGCCCTTCTCCCTGGCCCTGCCGTGGGAGACACCCGTCACGGAGCTGTACGGACAGCACCTGGGCATCGTGCTCGGCGTGCGCACCGAGCTGGCCGTGGCGGGCGGCAAGGACAAGGGCGACCTGGACGCGCTCGCCGTGGGCCCGCTGCCGGTCCAGGAGGCGGTCCTCGAGGCGTTCGGACAGCTCGGCTTCGGCTTCAGGTCCGCCGATCTGGAGCTGGGTCACATCGGCGGCACCGGCCAGCAGCTCCCCTTCTACCAGGAGCTCGAACTGACCCCCGCCCCGCGGTACGCCCAGGCGGTCAACGAGATCGAGGTGACGTTCCTCGCCCACCCCGGCGGCGTGGAGGTGGTCCTCGAGGCCGACAAGCGCGGCGGTTTCCTCTCCTCCGGGCACGACGCGGTCACCCGCTTCACCGTCGGCCACGACGGCGTCGAGCACCAGGACTGGAACGCGGTGGTGGACGGCTGGGTGCGGCAACTCGTCGAGCACCGGGCCTCGTACGGGAGCCACTCCTTCCACGACGCCCACGCTTCCCACGGCTTCCACGACACCGGTCACGGCCACGACACCGGTCACGGGCACGGCTCGCAGCACCGCTCGGGGCCGGGCATGGGCACCGTCGTCGCCGCGGGAGCCGCCGGGCTCGCGGTCGGTGTCGTCGGCGGCATGGTCGCGGCCGAAGTCGTGGACGAGGTCGGGGACTTCTTCGAGGGGGACGAGGAAGAGGAAGGCTGA
- a CDS encoding M56 family metallopeptidase — protein sequence MGVFIFLPLVLPLTAWPVARLAEQRLHPRLATRLLTGVAVVMATCSTVSLGLLMVVGTAQLPGNPLPDGWSDPEVREAVPGEEVVGKLAIPVLLAVATGCGRTLWRHRRVRRRAHRALTGAPGTTVVVLDDRVPYAYALPGGRARDRIVVSRGLLSCLQAPQRRALFAHERAHLAARHHRHLLAVQLAARANPFLRPLRTTVSYTTERWADEEAAQAVGDRRSVALAIGKAALVSKGAPAPTLAGLAAPGPVPRRVAALLRPAPTARSWPSVFTSVGLAAWTAAVGTVASAMSSANSTVTMVLILHAATPL from the coding sequence ATGGGGGTCTTCATTTTTCTGCCGCTGGTGCTCCCGCTGACGGCCTGGCCGGTGGCGCGCCTCGCCGAGCAGCGGCTGCACCCGCGTCTCGCCACCCGGCTGCTCACCGGCGTGGCCGTGGTGATGGCGACCTGCAGCACGGTCAGCCTGGGCCTGCTGATGGTGGTCGGCACGGCGCAGCTGCCCGGCAACCCGCTGCCCGACGGCTGGTCGGATCCCGAGGTGCGCGAGGCCGTGCCGGGGGAGGAGGTCGTGGGCAAGCTGGCCATCCCGGTCCTCCTCGCGGTGGCCACGGGATGCGGACGCACCCTGTGGCGGCACCGCCGGGTGCGCCGCCGCGCCCACCGCGCGCTGACCGGCGCCCCCGGCACGACGGTCGTGGTCCTGGACGACCGCGTTCCGTACGCGTACGCGCTGCCCGGCGGCAGGGCGCGCGACCGGATCGTGGTGTCCCGAGGCCTGCTGTCCTGCCTCCAGGCGCCGCAGCGCCGGGCCCTGTTCGCCCATGAACGGGCCCACCTCGCCGCCCGGCACCACCGGCATCTGCTCGCGGTGCAGCTGGCCGCCCGCGCCAACCCCTTCCTGCGCCCGCTGCGGACGACCGTCTCGTACACCACCGAGCGGTGGGCCGACGAGGAAGCCGCCCAAGCGGTGGGCGACCGCAGGTCCGTGGCGCTCGCGATCGGCAAGGCCGCGCTGGTCTCCAAGGGCGCCCCGGCCCCGACCCTCGCCGGGCTCGCCGCCCCGGGGCCCGTCCCGCGCCGGGTCGCGGCCCTGCTGCGCCCGGCGCCCACGGCCCGCAGCTGGCCCTCGGTCTTCACCTCCGTCGGGCTCGCCGCGTGGACGGCGGCGGTGGGGACGGTGGCCTCGGCCATGTCCTCGGCGAACTCGACGGTGACGATGGTGCTGATCCTGCACGCGGCCACGCCCCTGTGA
- a CDS encoding BlaI/MecI/CopY family transcriptional regulator yields MADGGRGRPAARHRRRGQGELELLVLSSLREAGEAVSAAWVKDRLGGDLAYTTVITILTRLLAKGAVTRERMGRSFVWTPASDEAGLAAHKMRKVLDGEQDREAVLASFVTTLSAEDERVLRDLLRDAETGRED; encoded by the coding sequence ATGGCGGACGGCGGACGCGGTCGACCCGCGGCGCGACACCGGCGGCGCGGGCAGGGCGAGCTGGAACTGCTCGTCCTGTCCTCGCTGCGCGAGGCCGGGGAGGCGGTCAGCGCGGCCTGGGTCAAGGACCGCCTCGGCGGCGACCTCGCGTACACCACCGTGATCACGATCCTCACCCGGCTGCTCGCCAAGGGGGCGGTGACCAGGGAGCGCATGGGCCGGTCGTTCGTGTGGACCCCGGCATCGGACGAGGCCGGGCTCGCCGCGCACAAGATGCGCAAGGTGCTCGACGGGGAGCAGGACCGCGAAGCGGTCCTCGCCAGCTTCGTCACGACCCTGTCGGCCGAGGACGAACGGGTGTTGCGGGACCTGCTGCGCGACGCCGAGACGGGGCGGGAAGACTGA
- a CDS encoding TerD family protein — MSTPVNLTKGQQISLNKADGGALTAVRMGLGWQAAPRKGFLAKLTGSREIDLDASAVLFSAAGQPVDVVFFQHLVSDDGSVRHTGDNLVGGAGQGGDDEAILVDLARVPAHVDQIVFTVNSFTGQTFAEVANAFCRLIDESTGRELARYTLTGGGSHTAQIMAKVHRTPSGWQLKAIGEPASGRTFQDLLPAVAQHL; from the coding sequence ATGTCCACTCCCGTGAATCTCACCAAGGGCCAGCAGATCAGCCTGAACAAGGCCGACGGGGGCGCGCTCACGGCCGTACGCATGGGGCTCGGCTGGCAGGCCGCGCCCCGCAAGGGCTTCCTGGCGAAGCTCACCGGCAGCCGCGAGATCGACCTCGACGCCTCCGCGGTGCTGTTCAGCGCGGCGGGGCAGCCGGTCGACGTGGTCTTCTTCCAGCACCTCGTGAGCGACGACGGCTCCGTCCGCCACACCGGCGACAACCTGGTCGGCGGCGCGGGGCAGGGCGGTGACGACGAGGCGATCCTCGTCGACCTCGCCCGGGTCCCCGCCCACGTCGACCAGATCGTGTTCACCGTGAACTCCTTCACCGGGCAGACGTTCGCCGAGGTGGCGAACGCCTTCTGCCGTCTGATCGACGAGTCGACCGGCCGGGAGCTGGCCCGCTACACCCTCACCGGCGGCGGCAGCCACACCGCCCAGATCATGGCGAAGGTCCACCGCACCCCCTCCGGCTGGCAGCTGAAGGCCATCGGCGAGCCCGCGTCGGGGCGCACCTTCCAGGACCTGCTCCCGGCGGTCGCGCAGCACCTGTGA
- a CDS encoding cytochrome P450 produces the protein MTAQPIVLDPTGNQRHTEDRRLRAHGPAVRVDVLGVTAWAVTDPDLLKTLLTSPDVSKNARAHWPAYERTVATWPLALWIAVENMFTAYGADHRRLRRMIAPAFSARRIAALAPAVEDVVTRLVDDLAARAKAPGGEVVDLREHLAYPLPISVIGHLMGVPEARRPAFRALVDGVFDTTLTTEEATANTARLYATVDELIAAKRAAPGDDMTSLLIDVRDDEGDGSRLSENELRGTLTLMISAGYETTVNVIDQAVTALLTRPGQLDHVRAGRAGWHDVVEETLRHEPAVAHLPLRYALTDIPLPGGGTIAAGEAILASYAAANRHPDWHGPSADAFDVTRALKDHLAFGHGAHFCLGAPLARLEVTTALRALFDRFPAIELAVPAEELRPLDSFISNGHKELPVRLRP, from the coding sequence ATGACCGCCCAGCCGATCGTGCTCGACCCGACCGGAAACCAGCGTCACACCGAGGACCGGCGCCTGCGCGCGCACGGGCCCGCGGTCCGCGTGGACGTCCTCGGCGTGACGGCCTGGGCCGTCACCGACCCCGACCTGCTCAAGACGCTGCTCACCAGCCCCGACGTGTCGAAGAACGCCCGCGCGCACTGGCCCGCGTACGAGAGGACCGTGGCGACCTGGCCGCTGGCGCTGTGGATCGCGGTGGAGAACATGTTCACCGCCTACGGAGCCGATCACCGGCGGCTGCGGCGCATGATCGCCCCGGCCTTCAGCGCCCGCCGCATCGCGGCGCTCGCTCCGGCCGTCGAGGACGTCGTCACCCGTCTCGTCGACGACCTGGCCGCCAGGGCGAAGGCGCCCGGCGGCGAGGTCGTCGACCTGCGCGAACACCTCGCCTACCCGCTGCCGATCAGTGTCATCGGCCATCTGATGGGCGTCCCCGAAGCGCGGCGCCCCGCCTTCCGGGCCCTGGTCGACGGCGTCTTCGACACCACCCTCACCACGGAGGAGGCCACCGCCAACACCGCCCGCCTGTACGCGACGGTGGACGAGCTGATCGCCGCCAAGCGGGCCGCTCCCGGTGACGACATGACGTCCCTGCTCATCGACGTGCGCGACGACGAGGGCGACGGCAGCCGCCTGTCCGAGAACGAACTGCGCGGCACCCTGACGCTGATGATCAGCGCCGGGTACGAGACCACCGTCAACGTCATCGACCAGGCCGTCACCGCGCTCCTGACCCGCCCCGGGCAACTCGACCACGTCCGCGCGGGCCGCGCCGGGTGGCACGACGTCGTCGAGGAGACGCTGCGGCACGAACCGGCGGTCGCCCACCTGCCCCTGCGCTACGCCCTGACCGACATCCCCCTGCCCGGCGGCGGCACCATCGCGGCGGGCGAGGCGATCCTCGCCTCCTACGCGGCGGCCAACCGCCACCCCGACTGGCACGGCCCGAGCGCCGACGCCTTCGACGTCACCCGCGCCCTGAAGGACCATCTGGCCTTCGGGCACGGCGCGCACTTCTGCCTGGGCGCCCCGCTCGCACGCCTGGAGGTCACCACGGCCCTGCGCGCGCTCTTCGACCGCTTCCCCGCCATCGAACTCGCCGTCCCCGCCGAGGAGCTGCGGCCCCTGGACTCCTTCATCTCCAACGGCCACAAGGAGCTCCCCGTACGGCTACGCCCTTGA
- a CDS encoding alpha/beta hydrolase, whose amino-acid sequence MNTHSPARRRGLTALLALGVTATASLGAPGAAVARDASGATAPSSSISWGPCPREGNPPGHPPSPKARCATVKVPLDWSKPQGKKIGLFVARYPASNPAKRIGVLMSNPGGPGAPGADDALYADDPYDGYGPAVRERFDMVGFDPRGTGRSGGARCDESILDEIPARPRDAAEFQRLRTLNGRLAQSCLRRTGPLVAHMDGESVARDMDAIRAALGERRISFIGHSYGTFLGERYARLFPDRLRALALDSAMDPDRPGAERTLMDGSVSLNNTLERVAAWCVRNASCALKGKDLAAVTDTLFARADAGTLRDPGSTGPTRRKVSADQLSDFLSAALSGWSPEGTARQLAALHTGKGKVNWTSSAGDPVARLVLCRDEDYRIRDYAHYRAIRDRVAKAAPHVRYNAQALDFVLACQGWTVPPKPRPARTRGELPPVLVVNATDDMATPLAGARRMARSFPNASLYTVDTVGHWLYSLPEPRHRIDAYLLGRTD is encoded by the coding sequence ATGAACACCCACTCACCCGCGAGACGACGCGGCCTCACCGCGCTGCTCGCCCTGGGCGTCACCGCCACCGCCTCCCTGGGCGCGCCCGGCGCCGCCGTCGCACGGGACGCGTCGGGCGCCACGGCCCCTTCCTCGTCGATCAGTTGGGGCCCCTGCCCCCGGGAAGGCAACCCGCCCGGTCATCCGCCGAGCCCCAAGGCCCGGTGCGCGACCGTCAAGGTGCCGCTGGACTGGTCGAAGCCGCAGGGGAAGAAGATCGGGCTCTTCGTCGCCCGCTACCCGGCATCGAACCCCGCGAAGCGGATCGGCGTCCTGATGTCGAACCCGGGCGGCCCCGGCGCGCCCGGCGCCGACGACGCGCTCTACGCGGACGATCCGTACGACGGCTACGGCCCCGCCGTCCGCGAACGCTTCGACATGGTCGGCTTCGACCCGCGCGGCACCGGCCGCAGCGGGGGCGCCCGCTGCGACGAGTCGATCCTCGACGAGATCCCGGCCCGCCCCCGCGACGCGGCCGAGTTCCAGCGCCTTCGCACCCTCAACGGCCGCCTGGCGCAGAGCTGTCTGCGGCGCACGGGACCGCTCGTCGCCCACATGGACGGGGAGAGCGTGGCCCGCGACATGGACGCGATCCGCGCCGCCCTCGGCGAACGCAGGATCAGCTTCATCGGCCACTCGTACGGCACGTTCCTGGGCGAGCGCTACGCCCGGCTCTTCCCCGACAGACTGCGCGCCCTGGCCCTCGACAGCGCGATGGACCCGGACCGGCCCGGCGCCGAGCGCACCCTCATGGACGGCAGCGTCTCCCTGAACAACACCCTGGAGCGGGTCGCGGCCTGGTGCGTGCGCAACGCCTCCTGCGCCCTCAAGGGCAAGGACCTCGCGGCCGTGACGGACACGCTGTTCGCCCGCGCCGACGCGGGCACACTCCGCGACCCCGGCAGCACGGGGCCGACGCGCAGGAAGGTCAGCGCCGACCAGCTGTCCGACTTCCTCAGCGCGGCACTCAGCGGCTGGAGCCCGGAGGGGACCGCACGCCAACTCGCCGCGCTGCACACCGGAAAGGGCAAGGTCAACTGGACCAGCAGCGCGGGTGACCCCGTCGCACGGCTCGTCCTGTGCCGGGACGAGGACTACCGGATCCGGGACTACGCCCACTACCGGGCCATCCGCGACCGCGTGGCGAAGGCCGCCCCGCACGTCCGCTACAACGCCCAGGCCCTGGACTTCGTCCTCGCCTGCCAGGGCTGGACCGTCCCGCCCAAGCCCCGGCCGGCCCGTACCAGGGGCGAGCTGCCGCCGGTCCTCGTCGTCAACGCCACGGACGACATGGCGACACCTCTGGCCGGGGCACGCCGCATGGCGCGGTCCTTCCCCAACGCGTCGCTGTACACGGTGGACACCGTGGGCCACTGGCTCTACAGCCTCCCCGAGCCCCGGCACAGGATCGACGCCTACCTGCTCGGCCGCACGGACTGA
- a CDS encoding XRE family transcriptional regulator: MGEQERMDFNDLVRERRAELGISLRELEARSVDPEAGERARFGWISKVEKGRPIDAPPPALLRALAVGLALPLRVLQEAAAAQFLGMTSYVWSEDRTTRVLAAHIEEMTDAERRQLADIAETFARRRARSEGAPG; this comes from the coding sequence ATGGGCGAGCAGGAACGGATGGACTTCAACGACCTGGTGCGCGAGCGCCGGGCCGAGCTGGGCATCAGCCTCCGGGAGCTGGAGGCCCGGTCCGTGGATCCGGAGGCCGGTGAGCGGGCCCGGTTCGGATGGATCTCCAAGGTGGAGAAGGGGCGGCCGATCGACGCCCCGCCCCCGGCTCTGCTCCGCGCCCTGGCGGTGGGTCTCGCGCTGCCGCTGCGCGTGCTCCAGGAGGCCGCGGCGGCGCAGTTCCTCGGCATGACCTCGTACGTGTGGAGCGAGGACCGTACGACACGGGTACTGGCCGCGCACATCGAGGAGATGACGGACGCCGAGCGCAGGCAACTGGCCGACATCGCCGAGACGTTCGCCCGCAGGCGCGCGCGGAGCGAGGGCGCGCCGGGGTAG
- a CDS encoding SDR family NAD(P)-dependent oxidoreductase, with protein sequence MNAQDTSRPHAQDTSRRSLLGGAAALGLASLTLDGTARAAARPRARRRFDGVSVLITGATSGIGEATAKAFAAEGARVGFCGRRVSLGRRVEHEIREAGGDATYMRADVREPEQVRAFVDRMADRHGGIDIAFNNAGIGSAELLHELTPAEWDDVQSTNVRGVFLALKYEVEHMLKAGRGVIVCTSSSAAEQARPNGGAYTASKRAVQGIVKSAALAYGPHGIRVNAILPGTTDTAFVRPPGIPDADWAAYKKAFGPLNVDGLERMAEPQEIARAVLALASDDFPYMTGASVAVDGGSTAGRKMVRPAGT encoded by the coding sequence ATGAACGCACAGGACACCTCCCGACCGCACGCACAGGACACCTCCCGGCGCTCCCTGCTCGGCGGCGCGGCCGCCCTCGGGCTCGCCTCGCTGACCCTCGACGGCACCGCCCGCGCGGCGGCGCGTCCCCGGGCCCGCCGCCGCTTCGACGGCGTATCGGTCCTCATCACCGGCGCCACGTCGGGCATCGGCGAGGCGACCGCGAAGGCCTTCGCCGCGGAAGGCGCACGCGTCGGCTTCTGCGGACGCCGGGTCTCCCTGGGGCGCCGCGTGGAGCACGAGATCCGCGAGGCGGGCGGCGACGCGACGTACATGCGGGCCGACGTCCGTGAACCCGAGCAGGTCCGCGCCTTCGTGGACCGGATGGCCGACCGCCACGGCGGCATCGACATCGCCTTCAACAACGCGGGGATCGGCAGCGCCGAACTTCTCCACGAACTGACCCCGGCCGAGTGGGACGACGTGCAGTCCACCAATGTGCGCGGGGTGTTCCTCGCCCTCAAGTACGAGGTCGAGCACATGCTCAAGGCGGGACGCGGCGTGATCGTGTGCACGTCGTCCTCGGCGGCCGAACAGGCGAGGCCCAACGGCGGCGCGTACACGGCCAGCAAGCGTGCCGTCCAGGGCATCGTGAAGTCCGCGGCCCTCGCCTACGGCCCCCACGGCATCCGGGTCAACGCGATCCTGCCCGGCACCACCGACACCGCCTTCGTCCGCCCGCCCGGCATCCCCGACGCGGACTGGGCGGCCTACAAGAAGGCCTTCGGCCCCCTCAACGTCGACGGCCTGGAGCGCATGGCCGAACCCCAGGAGATCGCCCGCGCCGTGCTCGCCCTGGCCTCGGACGACTTCCCGTACATGACCGGCGCCTCCGTGGCCGTGGACGGCGGGAGCACGGCGGGGCGGAAGATGGTGCGGCCCGCGGGGACGTGA